A genomic stretch from Gemmatimonadaceae bacterium includes:
- a CDS encoding VOC family protein: MTAPTLLGLHHVTLVAANAQRTADFYTQVLGLRLIKTTVNFDDPGSYHLYFADETGNAGTVVTFFEWPRAPKGHPGIGGTHHVALRVADRDALLRWKRRLRDLGVAVKGPYDRRYFTSIYFRDPDGVILEIATDGPGMLFDEVGEVVQRTPPADLMRGNRDEAAIASLTWPEPVTAIDDAMQLTRGMHHLTAIAANVERTDEFLRGVLGLTLVKKTENFDDPGTRHWSWGSPDARPGSLVTYLEKNPARERRAQMGTGQGHHYALAVADEMTQLAYRDKLLDANLPVSEVMDRVYFKSIYTRDPDGHIVEIATMGPGFLVDESAETAGTALQLPWWLEAHREQIAAHLEPLAHSRSVAHPASTV, from the coding sequence GTGACCGCACCGACGCTGCTTGGCCTGCACCACGTCACCCTGGTCGCCGCCAACGCCCAGCGCACCGCCGACTTCTACACCCAGGTCCTCGGACTTCGTCTGATCAAGACGACGGTGAATTTCGATGATCCCGGCAGCTATCACCTGTACTTCGCCGACGAGACCGGAAACGCTGGCACGGTGGTCACCTTCTTCGAATGGCCTCGGGCACCCAAGGGTCACCCGGGCATCGGAGGAACCCATCACGTGGCGCTTCGCGTGGCCGATCGCGATGCGCTCCTTCGGTGGAAGCGTCGTCTGCGCGACCTGGGCGTGGCGGTGAAGGGACCCTACGACAGACGCTACTTCACGTCCATCTACTTCCGCGACCCCGATGGGGTGATTCTCGAGATCGCCACCGATGGGCCCGGGATGCTGTTCGACGAAGTCGGCGAGGTGGTGCAGCGCACACCACCAGCGGACCTCATGCGCGGCAACCGCGATGAAGCGGCCATTGCGTCCCTCACGTGGCCCGAACCCGTCACGGCAATCGACGACGCCATGCAACTCACGCGCGGCATGCATCACCTCACGGCGATTGCGGCCAATGTCGAACGCACCGACGAGTTCCTGCGCGGCGTGTTGGGACTGACGTTGGTGAAGAAGACCGAGAACTTCGACGACCCGGGAACGCGACACTGGTCGTGGGGCTCTCCCGATGCGCGACCGGGGTCACTGGTCACCTATCTCGAGAAGAATCCCGCACGCGAGCGCCGGGCGCAGATGGGCACAGGGCAGGGACACCACTACGCGCTGGCCGTCGCCGACGAGATGACGCAGCTGGCCTATCGCGACAAGCTGCTCGACGCCAACCTGCCCGTGTCCGAGGTGATGGACCGCGTGTACTTCAAGAGCATCTACACCCGCGATCCCGATGGACACATCGTGGAGATTGCCACCATGGGGCCGGGTTTTCTGGTGGATGAGTCGGCCGAAACCGCCGGTACGGCGTTGCAGTTGCCGTGGTGGCTGGAGGCGCATCGGGAACAGATTGCAGCGCATCTGGAGCCGCTCGCTCACTCGCGCAGTGTCGCTCACCCCGCATCCACGGTATGA
- a CDS encoding electron transfer flavoprotein subunit beta/FixA family protein, which produces MKIAVCIKRVPVMEVKFAITADGSRVDETGLKYDVNDFDLWAIEAGLQLKEKNGNVGEVVVITLGTDAAQEQIRKALAMGADRGVLLQADRAPADGLAVARALAAELKDGGYDLILCGRIAIDSMNQMTGPMIAELLDVPCVTNVFRLEVAGATGRAERVLEGGSEVVEFPLPALLTIDDGLNKERLPSLKGIMAAKKKPLDVRPAQFGDAHVVVAKMSLPAERAAGRILGDSAAAVPELIRLLQTEAKVL; this is translated from the coding sequence GTGAAAATCGCCGTGTGCATCAAGCGGGTCCCCGTGATGGAAGTGAAGTTCGCCATCACCGCGGACGGTTCCCGTGTCGACGAGACGGGACTCAAGTACGACGTCAACGATTTCGACCTGTGGGCCATCGAAGCCGGCCTGCAACTGAAGGAAAAGAACGGCAACGTGGGCGAGGTCGTCGTGATCACGCTCGGCACCGACGCCGCGCAGGAACAGATTCGCAAGGCGCTGGCCATGGGCGCCGATCGTGGCGTGCTGTTGCAGGCCGATCGCGCACCGGCCGACGGGCTCGCCGTGGCGCGCGCGCTGGCCGCGGAACTCAAGGACGGCGGGTACGATCTGATTCTCTGCGGTCGCATCGCGATTGACTCGATGAACCAGATGACCGGTCCGATGATCGCCGAGCTGCTTGATGTGCCGTGCGTGACCAACGTGTTTCGCCTGGAAGTTGCCGGTGCCACGGGCCGGGCCGAGCGCGTGCTGGAAGGCGGGTCGGAGGTCGTGGAGTTTCCGCTGCCGGCGCTGCTCACCATCGATGATGGACTGAACAAGGAACGCTTGCCCTCGCTCAAGGGCATCATGGCGGCCAAGAAGAAACCATTGGACGTGAGACCGGCGCAGTTCGGTGACGCGCACGTGGTGGTGGCGAAGATGTCGCTGCCGGCCGAACGGGCCGCCGGTCGCATTCTTGGTGACAGCGCTGCGGCGGTTCCGGAACTGATCCGACTCCTCCAGACTGAAGCGAAGGTACTCTGA
- a CDS encoding CPBP family intramembrane metalloprotease: MTAPRVAARAFSERSLLILLGWAAIAVIAAEFVLIPMRTRVWFPDWSGTLKPFAWWSIGLAVLWVIVPAILLRREGPLPFSVALPKTRNGIALYAGLIAVMIPALLLASRRPDFLNTYPLLHAAPPLAWSGGLLWAYWLCYGSILFSTEFFFRGVLLFGLESRLGVAAVGVSVLPYCLIHAHKPLPEAFGSIVAGYVLGVLALRTRSIGGGVVVHCAVAFGMDTLALLRA; the protein is encoded by the coding sequence GTGACCGCACCGCGCGTGGCGGCGCGGGCGTTCAGCGAGCGATCGCTCCTGATCCTGCTGGGATGGGCGGCGATTGCCGTTATTGCGGCGGAATTCGTGCTCATTCCCATGCGGACCCGCGTGTGGTTCCCGGACTGGTCGGGAACGCTTAAGCCGTTCGCCTGGTGGTCGATCGGGCTTGCGGTGCTCTGGGTCATCGTGCCGGCCATCCTCCTGCGACGCGAAGGTCCGTTGCCATTTTCGGTCGCGTTGCCGAAAACGCGTAACGGCATCGCGCTCTACGCGGGGCTCATTGCCGTCATGATCCCGGCCCTGTTGCTGGCCAGTCGCCGGCCGGATTTCCTGAACACCTACCCCTTGCTGCATGCAGCCCCTCCCCTTGCCTGGAGCGGGGGATTGCTGTGGGCGTATTGGCTGTGCTACGGCAGCATCCTGTTCAGCACCGAGTTCTTCTTCCGCGGTGTGCTGCTGTTTGGACTGGAGTCGCGACTTGGAGTCGCCGCCGTGGGGGTGAGTGTCCTGCCGTACTGTCTCATTCACGCGCACAAGCCGCTGCCCGAGGCCTTCGGATCCATCGTCGCCGGCTATGTGCTTGGGGTGCTGGCGCTTCGTACTCGCAGCATTGGCGGCGGCGTGGTGGTGCACTGCGCGGTGGCGTTCGGCATGGACACACTGGCGCTCCTGCGCGCTTGA
- a CDS encoding SprT-like domain-containing protein has product MRDAAFAQLGFDFSDTTGVAASSPSPVEQQPLVSLLSLGSVPTETVGPTVEPSRDRPARGRSATRARTAVLFSRLQDLGLRGVETLVLMRTRTVMVSLIGRTLRVNEGYAEAPEPVLRAIVTFATSRTKVARATARDAILQFEIDRAPAPRRVEPPRPGDLALMAQLSEAHRQLNAQHFQGALTTIPIRLSGRMATRLGHFDPGSKHVVSEIVLSRQHVVKHGWREAMHTLLHEMVHQWQHETGAPVDHLAGFRKKAREVGITPAARRDVVPLERRRRRSAGLE; this is encoded by the coding sequence ATGCGCGACGCGGCCTTTGCCCAGCTGGGATTCGACTTCTCCGACACCACCGGAGTTGCCGCATCGTCGCCGTCGCCGGTTGAGCAGCAGCCACTTGTCTCGCTGCTCTCGCTTGGCTCGGTACCGACGGAGACGGTGGGACCCACCGTCGAGCCGTCTCGCGATCGACCGGCCCGCGGACGCTCCGCGACACGCGCCCGAACGGCCGTGCTGTTCTCGCGACTGCAAGACCTGGGTTTGCGCGGCGTCGAGACCCTGGTGCTCATGCGGACACGCACCGTGATGGTTTCGCTCATTGGCCGGACACTGCGCGTGAACGAGGGCTACGCCGAGGCGCCGGAGCCGGTGCTGCGCGCCATCGTGACGTTCGCGACCTCGCGCACCAAGGTGGCACGCGCCACCGCGCGCGACGCCATCCTGCAGTTCGAAATCGACCGGGCGCCCGCGCCGCGCCGGGTCGAGCCGCCGCGACCCGGTGATCTGGCGCTGATGGCGCAGCTGTCCGAGGCCCACCGACAGCTCAATGCGCAGCACTTCCAGGGCGCCCTTACCACCATTCCCATTCGCCTATCGGGACGGATGGCCACCCGACTTGGTCATTTCGATCCCGGCTCGAAGCATGTGGTGTCGGAGATTGTCCTGTCACGCCAGCACGTGGTGAAGCATGGATGGCGGGAAGCCATGCACACGCTGCTGCACGAGATGGTGCATCAGTGGCAGCATGAAACCGGTGCGCCGGTCGATCACCTGGCGGGGTTTCGCAAGAAGGCGCGCGAAGTGGGAATCACGCCGGCCGCGCGACGCGATGTCGTGCCGCTTGAGCGCCGCAGGCGTCGGTCGGCTGGCTTGGAATAG
- a CDS encoding (Fe-S)-binding protein, whose amino-acid sequence MTLSNLVFAIFLAVAIGFFTRSVRRLNRWLDIGHDEVRTDHVDVRTRNLLLIGIGQSKILRDPIGGMMHALVFWGFCVLGLGTVEIMIQGLYTPFTWDVILPRFLYLPYVVSQEVFAVFVLIPVTLLLYRRLVIRPARFRNDPVHGGDAVFILGMIGALMISLLILFTAELRTGAATEGRVVSSLLLPFFSGVSPETAHIVARVSWWFHALLILYFLNHLPGSKHLHVLTSLINVWLSNTSGPGTVGAMRPMDLEAENAEQFGAADVEHLSWKNLLDGYSCTECGRCTAACPANITGKTLSPRMIVVKTRARLTLDIINELRRDLVLMESRFPEELAPALTSLERNGSPWAFSAADRVQWTEGLDIPTMAEMAAAGEKPDILFWVGCMGSFDDRAKKITVAFARILQAANVKFAILGQEESCHGDPARRMGNEYLYQMLAKGVIETLDGYQIKTIVTFCPHCFHQMGNEFPDLGGHYEVIHHTEYIERLLSDGRVPLETEHGQRLKVAYHDSCYLGRYNEIYDAPRNTLRKALPIVELVEPARTQSRGMCCGAGGGRMWMEETQGKRVNVERTEELLATGADQIAVACPFCMTMITDGVTGAGSEVPVLDISEVVASRLAGVAVSG is encoded by the coding sequence GTGACGCTTTCCAATCTCGTCTTTGCGATCTTTCTCGCCGTCGCCATCGGGTTCTTCACCCGAAGCGTCCGGCGGCTCAATCGCTGGCTCGACATCGGCCACGATGAGGTTCGCACGGATCACGTCGATGTCCGCACCAGGAATCTGCTGCTGATCGGCATCGGTCAGTCCAAGATTCTTCGTGATCCGATTGGCGGGATGATGCACGCCCTCGTGTTCTGGGGCTTCTGCGTGCTGGGGTTGGGAACCGTGGAGATCATGATCCAGGGGCTGTATACGCCCTTCACCTGGGACGTGATCCTGCCGCGCTTCCTGTACCTGCCGTATGTCGTGTCGCAGGAGGTGTTCGCGGTGTTTGTGCTGATCCCGGTGACGCTGCTGCTGTACCGGCGACTGGTGATCCGTCCGGCGCGGTTCCGCAACGACCCGGTGCATGGCGGCGATGCCGTGTTCATCCTGGGCATGATCGGCGCGTTGATGATTTCGCTGCTCATCCTCTTCACGGCCGAGTTGCGTACCGGTGCGGCGACAGAGGGCCGTGTGGTGTCGTCGCTGCTGCTGCCGTTCTTCAGCGGCGTGTCACCCGAGACCGCACATATCGTGGCGCGCGTGTCATGGTGGTTTCATGCACTGCTCATCCTGTATTTCCTGAATCACCTGCCCGGTTCCAAGCACCTGCACGTGCTCACGTCGCTCATCAACGTGTGGCTCTCCAACACCAGCGGCCCGGGCACCGTGGGTGCGATGCGCCCCATGGACCTGGAAGCGGAAAACGCCGAGCAGTTCGGCGCCGCCGACGTCGAGCATCTGTCGTGGAAGAATCTCCTGGACGGATACTCGTGCACGGAGTGCGGTCGCTGCACGGCGGCATGCCCGGCCAACATCACGGGCAAGACGCTCTCGCCACGCATGATCGTGGTGAAGACGCGCGCGCGTCTCACATTGGATATCATCAACGAACTGCGTCGCGATCTGGTGCTGATGGAATCGCGCTTCCCCGAGGAGCTGGCGCCGGCGCTCACATCACTCGAACGCAACGGCAGTCCGTGGGCGTTCAGCGCGGCCGATCGCGTGCAATGGACCGAAGGACTCGACATTCCCACGATGGCCGAAATGGCCGCGGCCGGCGAGAAGCCGGACATCCTGTTCTGGGTGGGGTGCATGGGCTCCTTCGACGATCGCGCGAAGAAGATCACCGTGGCCTTTGCGCGCATCCTGCAGGCGGCCAACGTAAAATTCGCCATTCTGGGACAGGAAGAAAGCTGTCATGGCGATCCGGCGCGTCGCATGGGCAACGAGTATCTGTACCAGATGCTGGCCAAGGGCGTCATCGAGACGCTCGATGGCTACCAGATCAAGACGATCGTCACCTTCTGCCCGCACTGCTTCCACCAGATGGGGAACGAGTTCCCCGATCTGGGCGGACACTACGAAGTCATTCATCACACGGAGTACATCGAGCGCCTCCTGTCCGACGGTCGCGTGCCGTTGGAAACGGAACACGGCCAGCGACTGAAGGTGGCCTACCACGATTCATGCTACCTCGGCCGCTACAACGAGATCTACGACGCGCCGCGCAACACGCTGCGCAAGGCGTTGCCCATCGTGGAGCTGGTCGAACCCGCGCGCACACAAAGTCGTGGCATGTGCTGCGGTGCCGGCGGTGGTCGCATGTGGATGGAGGAGACGCAGGGCAAGCGCGTCAACGTGGAGCGCACCGAGGAGTTGTTGGCCACCGGCGCCGATCAGATTGCTGTGGCCTGCCCATTCTGCATGACCATGATCACCGATGGTGTGACTGGTGCGGGTAGTGAGGTGCCGGTGCTCGATATCTCGGAGGTTGTGGCGAGTCGACTCGCGGGTGTAGCCGTCAGCGGCTGA
- a CDS encoding acyl-CoA dehydrogenase family protein, translated as MANDLPSSIPSALPSVSLSAHAADLFNIDAALTEEERAIRDTIRAFVDEKIRPIIGDCYVQGRFPKELIPELAELGVLGANLPEEYGCAGLSSVAYGLIMQELERGDSGIRSFASVQGALVMYPIFAFGSEAQKRHYLPRLAKGELIGCFGLTEPDFGSNPSGMITRARQQADGSWIINGAKMWITNGSMADVAIIWAKTGDSTEDTSIRGFVVDTKTPGFTARDQKGKLSLRASDTSELVLVDVHVSADAILPESKGLKSPLMCLTQARYGISWGVLGAALACFEEAVSYAKNRVMFDKPIGGFQIQQVRLADMLTEIVKGQLVSLHLGRMKDAGNFTPTQVSLAKRNNVSIATDIARETRRLLGANGILAEYGALRHMANLESVYTYEGTHDVHSLILGQAITGLAAFK; from the coding sequence ATGGCCAACGATCTGCCTTCATCCATCCCCTCGGCCCTGCCATCGGTCAGTCTCTCTGCGCACGCCGCCGACCTCTTCAATATCGACGCGGCCCTCACGGAAGAGGAGCGGGCGATTCGTGACACGATTCGCGCCTTTGTCGACGAGAAGATCCGACCGATTATTGGCGACTGCTATGTCCAGGGGCGTTTCCCGAAAGAGCTGATCCCCGAACTCGCGGAACTCGGTGTGCTGGGCGCCAATCTCCCCGAGGAGTACGGCTGTGCCGGTCTGTCCAGCGTGGCCTACGGGCTCATCATGCAGGAGTTGGAGCGCGGTGATTCGGGCATTCGCTCGTTCGCATCAGTGCAGGGCGCGCTGGTCATGTATCCCATCTTCGCGTTCGGCTCGGAAGCGCAGAAGCGCCACTACCTGCCCAGACTCGCCAAGGGTGAGTTGATCGGATGCTTCGGACTCACCGAGCCCGATTTCGGGTCCAATCCGTCGGGAATGATCACCCGCGCGCGCCAGCAGGCCGATGGCAGTTGGATCATCAATGGCGCCAAGATGTGGATCACGAACGGCTCCATGGCCGACGTCGCGATCATCTGGGCCAAAACGGGCGACAGCACCGAAGACACCAGCATTCGTGGCTTTGTGGTGGACACCAAGACGCCAGGGTTCACGGCGCGCGACCAGAAGGGCAAACTGTCGTTGCGCGCCAGCGACACCTCCGAATTGGTGTTGGTGGATGTACACGTGTCGGCCGATGCCATTCTGCCCGAGAGTAAGGGACTCAAGAGCCCGCTCATGTGTCTCACGCAGGCGCGCTACGGCATCTCATGGGGCGTCCTCGGGGCAGCGCTGGCCTGTTTTGAAGAGGCCGTGTCGTACGCCAAGAACCGGGTGATGTTCGACAAGCCGATTGGCGGATTTCAGATCCAGCAGGTCCGATTGGCGGATATGCTCACGGAAATCGTGAAGGGGCAGTTGGTGTCCCTGCATCTGGGCCGCATGAAAGACGCCGGCAATTTCACACCCACGCAGGTGTCACTCGCCAAGCGCAACAATGTCAGCATTGCCACCGACATTGCGCGCGAGACGCGTCGCCTGTTGGGCGCCAACGGTATCCTGGCCGAATACGGCGCACTGCGGCACATGGCCAATCTGGAAAGCGTGTATACCTACGAAGGGACCCATGACGTCCACTCGCTGATTCTCGGGCAGGCGATCACCGGTCTGGCCGCGTTCAAGTAG
- a CDS encoding dienelactone hydrolase family protein, whose protein sequence is MTTPLDPHAGQSPLVDGVPLDHATYALVLVHGRGGTAEGMLPIARSAGATDAALIAPRAAGGTWYPNRFRDAMASNEPYLTSALAAVQRTVEAVTAGGIPAERIILVGFSQGACLALEYAARNARRLGGIAALAGALIGDEHDARHDAGTFANTPILLACGDADDHIPEPRVRASATMLAAQGAVVDLRIYPGITHTIVADQLDALRTMIDVVRGHALAG, encoded by the coding sequence ATGACGACACCTTTGGATCCTCACGCTGGGCAGTCACCACTCGTTGACGGAGTGCCGCTCGATCACGCCACCTACGCGCTGGTGCTGGTGCACGGGCGCGGCGGGACCGCCGAGGGCATGCTGCCCATCGCGCGCAGCGCCGGCGCGACCGATGCGGCGCTGATTGCACCGCGTGCCGCGGGCGGCACCTGGTATCCCAATCGCTTTCGCGATGCGATGGCGTCTAACGAACCGTACCTCACCTCGGCGCTGGCCGCCGTGCAGCGCACGGTGGAGGCGGTGACGGCGGGCGGCATCCCCGCCGAACGCATCATCCTGGTGGGATTCTCGCAAGGCGCCTGTCTCGCGTTGGAGTATGCGGCACGCAACGCGAGACGCCTCGGGGGCATCGCCGCGTTGGCGGGCGCGCTCATCGGTGACGAACATGATGCGCGCCACGATGCCGGCACGTTCGCGAATACGCCAATCCTGCTGGCGTGCGGTGACGCCGATGACCATATCCCCGAGCCGCGGGTGCGCGCGTCGGCGACGATGCTTGCCGCGCAGGGCGCGGTGGTCGACCTCCGGATCTACCCAGGGATCACTCACACAATTGTGGCCGACCAGCTCGACGCGCTGCGCACGATGATCGATGTCGTGCGCGGTCACGCGCTCGCCGGGTGA
- a CDS encoding electron transfer flavoprotein subunit alpha/FixB family protein encodes MANVLVVAEVRGGELRKVALEAVTAARVLADQSGGGSVHAVLAGAPGIAAKAGALALHGADSVLVLEHAGFAMYNPEALATTIAQRLSGGAYGYALFSATSHGRDLSPRVAAKLGAGLVPDVTGFRVEGGAVVGEHPQNNGKVVATLSLSGAPALIQVRPAAFQPAENAKPLVTESMASAVDPDASRVKTVELKQGGGGKIDLNDAPVIVAGGRGLKAAENFKLCEDLADAFGNAAVGATRAVTDEGWRPHTDQIGQTGRNVSPNLYIGVGISGAIQHLAGMRTSKTIVAINKDKDAPIFKIADYGIVGDAFEIMPALTAAVKAARAQG; translated from the coding sequence ATGGCCAATGTTCTCGTAGTCGCTGAAGTGCGCGGCGGTGAGCTGCGCAAGGTGGCCCTGGAAGCCGTCACGGCCGCGCGGGTCTTGGCTGATCAGTCGGGCGGCGGCAGTGTGCACGCCGTGCTGGCCGGTGCGCCGGGAATTGCCGCGAAGGCCGGCGCGCTCGCGCTTCATGGCGCGGACAGCGTGCTGGTGCTCGAACATGCCGGGTTTGCGATGTACAACCCGGAAGCGCTGGCGACAACCATCGCGCAGCGTTTATCAGGTGGCGCGTACGGGTATGCGCTGTTCAGCGCGACATCGCACGGTCGCGATCTGTCGCCGCGCGTGGCGGCAAAACTCGGCGCCGGATTGGTGCCCGATGTCACCGGCTTTCGTGTTGAAGGTGGCGCGGTCGTGGGCGAGCATCCGCAGAATAACGGCAAGGTGGTGGCGACGCTGTCGCTGAGTGGTGCTCCCGCCCTCATTCAGGTGCGTCCGGCCGCATTCCAGCCGGCCGAAAACGCCAAGCCGTTGGTCACGGAAAGCATGGCATCCGCCGTCGACCCGGACGCGTCGCGCGTAAAGACCGTGGAACTCAAGCAGGGTGGTGGCGGCAAGATCGACCTCAATGACGCGCCGGTCATCGTGGCCGGCGGTCGCGGACTCAAGGCCGCCGAAAACTTCAAGTTGTGTGAAGATCTGGCAGACGCATTCGGGAACGCAGCGGTGGGCGCCACGCGCGCGGTGACCGACGAAGGTTGGCGTCCACACACCGACCAGATCGGACAGACAGGGCGCAATGTCAGCCCCAACCTGTACATCGGAGTCGGTATTTCCGGTGCGATCCAGCACCTCGCCGGCATGCGGACATCGAAGACGATTGTGGCCATCAACAAGGACAAGGACGCGCCAATCTTCAAGATCGCCGACTATGGCATCGTGGGCGACGCGTTCGAGATAATGCCGGCGCTGACGGCGGCCGTGAAGGCGGCGAGGGCACAAGGGTAG